In Amycolatopsis coloradensis, one genomic interval encodes:
- a CDS encoding NADH:flavin oxidoreductase/NADH oxidase family protein, whose amino-acid sequence MSEPKELLAEPLKLRCGAILPNRLAKAALSEQLGDRRNRPTAELAELYRTWSRGGAGTLITGNVMVDPTALGEPRNVAVPREPDATEFKPWARSADGTESRLWVQLNHPGRQSPRFLSRQPVAPSAVPFGDRGIRSVFATPRALTVGEIEAIIDRFGVAARTVVDAGFAGVQIHGAHGYLVSQFLSPLTNRRTDGWGGDALRRRRFLLEVVARVRAEVGDTVPIAVKLNSADFQRGGFSEEESLEVVRELGEAGIDLLEVSGGTYEKAVMMGSAKASTLSREAYFLDYAAKARQVTDVALMVTGGFTSARGMAEALRSGALDVIGLGRPLIVDPALPGRLLGGEDVRAQRTAPKTGIRLADSLLEIQWHTQQMHRVAAGKPVDRRLGAVRTLVRAGVADPLNAFRRVRG is encoded by the coding sequence ATGAGCGAGCCCAAGGAACTGCTGGCCGAACCGCTGAAACTGCGGTGTGGCGCGATCCTGCCGAACCGGCTGGCCAAGGCCGCGCTCAGCGAGCAGCTCGGCGATCGCCGCAACCGGCCGACCGCCGAACTGGCCGAGCTGTACCGGACGTGGTCGCGAGGCGGGGCCGGGACACTGATCACCGGCAACGTCATGGTCGATCCGACCGCGCTGGGTGAACCGCGCAACGTCGCGGTCCCTCGGGAGCCGGACGCGACCGAGTTCAAGCCGTGGGCACGGTCGGCGGACGGGACCGAGTCCCGGCTGTGGGTTCAGCTCAACCATCCCGGTCGTCAAAGCCCGCGCTTCCTGTCCCGTCAGCCGGTCGCGCCGTCGGCGGTGCCGTTCGGCGACCGCGGCATCCGCTCGGTGTTCGCGACGCCGCGGGCACTGACCGTCGGCGAGATCGAAGCGATCATCGACCGGTTCGGCGTGGCCGCGCGGACCGTCGTCGACGCCGGGTTCGCCGGTGTCCAGATCCACGGGGCGCACGGCTATCTCGTCTCGCAGTTCCTGTCGCCGCTGACCAACCGGCGCACCGACGGCTGGGGCGGTGACGCGCTCCGGCGGCGCCGGTTCCTGCTGGAAGTGGTCGCCCGCGTGCGCGCCGAGGTCGGCGACACGGTGCCGATCGCGGTCAAGCTCAACAGCGCGGACTTCCAGCGCGGCGGGTTCAGCGAAGAAGAGTCGCTCGAAGTCGTCCGTGAACTGGGCGAAGCAGGCATCGACCTGCTGGAAGTCTCCGGCGGCACCTACGAGAAGGCCGTCATGATGGGTTCCGCCAAGGCGAGCACCCTCAGCCGTGAGGCTTATTTCCTCGACTACGCCGCGAAGGCGCGGCAGGTCACCGACGTCGCGCTGATGGTCACCGGTGGCTTCACCAGCGCGCGAGGCATGGCGGAGGCGTTGCGCTCCGGCGCGCTGGACGTCATCGGTCTCGGCAGGCCGCTGATCGTCGACCCGGCACTGCCCGGGCGGCTGCTGGGCGGCGAGGACGTCCGTGCGCAGCGCACGGCGCCGAAGACCGGCATCCGGCTGGCCGACAGCCTGCTCGAGATCCAGTGGCACACCCAGCAGATGCACCGGGTGGCCGCCGGGAAACCGGTGGACCGGCGGCTCGGCGCGGTGCGGACGCTAGTACGTGCCGGCGTCGCGGATCCGCTCAACGCTTTCCGCCGGGTCCGGGGCTAA
- a CDS encoding Pr6Pr family membrane protein, with protein sequence MQASKIARAWFGATALVVIAGLAAQIPVSAGTTGGTFHTPAGRVANLLAFFTIDSNILVGAGSLLLALGVAGRSTLFGVLRLTGLVGITVTGVVFQVALADLYELHGWAVFADTMLHKVSPLMCVAGWLLFGPRGQLSWRILWWSLLYPLAWLAVTLVRGAIIGFYPYPFVDPGINGYGGVAFNCVLIGVLFIGLAAAAVGFDRTFSRRDEPDDYLAPDPAESVERIRDAGTY encoded by the coding sequence ATGCAGGCTTCCAAGATCGCGCGTGCCTGGTTCGGCGCGACGGCGCTGGTGGTGATCGCCGGTCTCGCCGCCCAGATCCCGGTCTCCGCGGGCACCACCGGCGGCACCTTCCACACTCCGGCCGGACGGGTGGCCAACCTGCTGGCCTTCTTCACCATCGACTCGAACATCCTGGTCGGCGCCGGCAGCTTGCTCCTCGCGCTCGGCGTCGCGGGCCGGTCGACGCTGTTCGGCGTGCTGCGGCTCACCGGTCTCGTCGGCATCACCGTGACCGGTGTCGTCTTCCAGGTCGCGCTCGCCGATCTCTACGAACTGCACGGCTGGGCCGTTTTCGCCGACACGATGCTGCACAAGGTGTCGCCGTTGATGTGCGTCGCGGGCTGGCTGCTGTTCGGGCCACGCGGCCAGTTGTCGTGGCGGATCCTGTGGTGGTCGCTGCTGTATCCGCTGGCCTGGCTCGCGGTCACGCTGGTGCGCGGCGCGATCATCGGGTTCTACCCGTACCCGTTCGTCGATCCGGGCATCAACGGTTACGGCGGTGTCGCGTTCAACTGCGTGCTGATCGGTGTGCTGTTCATCGGCCTCGCGGCGGCCGCGGTCGGTTTCGACCGCACGTTCAGCCGGCGAGACGAACCCGACGACTACTTAGCCCCGGACCCGGCGGAAAGCGTTGAGCGGATCCGCGACGCCGGCACGTACTAG
- a CDS encoding NBR1-Ig-like domain-containing protein, protein MDVERRPGRRGRVARGPAEDSGPVAEFARRLWELKRAAGDPSYDRMRDEYGALASKSALSAAARGERLPSWETSWEFVRVLAAGVLGGDEDEVRHEWRGEWERARDALAAGAAPEPAPERSRRTAFLLAGAVAVVLVAALVFVFAAPFGSEPAAPAGDASEFVADVTVPDGSEVAAGSTFVKIWEFRNAGSVGWVGRYLVRAGSFGNPGECRTPDRVPVPQTAPGERARVSVEVRAPDRPGHCQVYWKMADEQGHILLPNTRAVFFSVRVI, encoded by the coding sequence ATGGACGTCGAGCGGAGGCCCGGACGCCGCGGACGGGTCGCGCGTGGTCCGGCGGAGGACAGTGGACCCGTCGCCGAGTTCGCGCGGCGGCTGTGGGAGCTGAAACGGGCCGCCGGTGACCCTTCCTACGACCGCATGCGCGACGAGTACGGCGCGCTCGCGTCGAAGTCCGCGCTTTCGGCAGCCGCCCGCGGCGAGCGGCTGCCCAGCTGGGAGACGTCCTGGGAGTTCGTCCGCGTGCTGGCCGCCGGAGTGCTCGGCGGTGACGAGGACGAGGTCCGGCACGAATGGCGCGGTGAATGGGAACGCGCGCGCGACGCGCTGGCCGCCGGTGCGGCGCCCGAACCCGCGCCGGAGCGTTCGCGCCGGACGGCGTTCCTCCTCGCCGGAGCCGTGGCGGTCGTCCTCGTCGCGGCGCTGGTGTTCGTCTTCGCCGCGCCGTTCGGTTCCGAGCCCGCCGCCCCGGCCGGCGACGCGTCGGAATTCGTCGCCGACGTGACCGTGCCCGACGGCAGTGAGGTCGCGGCCGGGTCGACCTTCGTGAAGATCTGGGAGTTCCGCAACGCGGGATCGGTCGGATGGGTCGGCCGCTACCTGGTCCGCGCCGGTTCGTTCGGGAACCCCGGCGAGTGCCGCACCCCCGACCGCGTCCCCGTCCCGCAGACCGCGCCCGGCGAGCGCGCGCGCGTCTCCGTCGAGGTGCGTGCGCCCGACCGGCCAGGACATTGCCAGGTGTACTGGAAGATGGCCGACGAACAAGGGCACATCCTGCTGCCGAACACCCGCGCGGTGTTCTTCTCGGTCCGCGTCATTTGA
- a CDS encoding ATP-dependent DNA ligase codes for MLLTEVVTASAELAATRSRKAKIATLAAVLRAAGELELPAVIAFLTGQPTQGRIGTGWRTLAELKAAPATEPSLTVAEVDTAFGTVGAASGSGSVKLRAETLRALFTKMTKEEQEFLFRLLTGELRQGALEGIMVDAIAAAAEIPAEDVRRAFMLSGQLPVTGLAAMTGGQERLAEFKLALGRPIRPMLASPAESLDEAITEHAKALVEYKMDGARIQVHRDGDEVHVYTRTLREITGSVGELVDLVRSLPCTSVVLDGETLALTDDGRPRPFQETMSRFGSTREEQVKALLLRPYFFDCLHLDGVDLLDAPLSERNAALRQVAGEHVIPGEIAPASAEAVLEAAMAAGHEGVMVKGLASPYAAGRRGRAWLKVKPVHTIDLVVLAAEWGHGRRTGTLSNLHLGARDPDGGPPIMVGKTFKGMTDELLAWQTKTFQEIETHRTDWAVHVRPELVVEIELDGAQVSTRYPGGLALRFARVVRYRPDKEAADADTIDTVRGLLKP; via the coding sequence ATGTTGCTCACCGAGGTGGTGACCGCGTCGGCCGAACTGGCCGCCACGAGGTCCAGGAAGGCGAAGATCGCCACCCTGGCCGCGGTCCTGCGCGCCGCGGGCGAACTGGAACTGCCCGCGGTCATCGCGTTCCTCACCGGCCAGCCGACACAGGGCCGCATCGGCACCGGCTGGCGGACGCTGGCCGAGCTGAAGGCGGCCCCGGCCACCGAGCCGTCGTTGACCGTCGCCGAGGTGGACACGGCGTTCGGCACGGTGGGGGCGGCGTCGGGTTCGGGGTCGGTGAAGTTGCGCGCGGAGACGTTGCGGGCGTTGTTCACCAAGATGACCAAGGAGGAGCAGGAGTTCCTGTTCCGGCTGCTCACCGGCGAGCTCCGGCAGGGCGCGCTCGAAGGGATCATGGTGGACGCCATCGCGGCGGCGGCCGAGATCCCGGCCGAAGACGTACGGCGGGCGTTCATGCTGTCCGGGCAGCTCCCGGTGACGGGCCTGGCGGCCATGACAGGCGGCCAGGAGCGGCTGGCGGAGTTCAAGCTGGCCTTGGGCAGGCCGATCCGGCCGATGCTGGCTTCCCCGGCGGAGTCGCTGGACGAGGCGATCACCGAGCACGCCAAGGCGCTCGTCGAGTACAAAATGGACGGTGCGCGGATCCAGGTCCACCGCGACGGCGACGAGGTGCACGTCTACACGCGGACGCTGCGGGAGATCACCGGCAGCGTCGGCGAGCTGGTGGATCTGGTGCGCTCCTTGCCCTGCACATCGGTGGTGCTCGACGGCGAGACGCTGGCCCTGACCGACGACGGCAGGCCCAGGCCGTTCCAGGAGACGATGAGCCGGTTCGGCAGCACACGCGAGGAGCAGGTCAAGGCGCTGTTGCTGCGGCCGTATTTCTTCGACTGCCTGCACCTCGACGGCGTCGACCTGCTGGACGCGCCGCTGTCCGAGCGGAACGCCGCCCTGCGTCAGGTCGCGGGCGAGCACGTCATCCCGGGCGAGATCGCGCCCGCCTCGGCCGAGGCGGTGCTGGAAGCGGCGATGGCCGCCGGACACGAAGGCGTGATGGTCAAGGGCCTCGCGTCGCCGTACGCGGCGGGCCGCCGCGGGCGCGCGTGGCTCAAGGTGAAACCGGTGCACACGATCGACCTGGTCGTGCTCGCCGCGGAATGGGGTCACGGCAGGCGCACCGGCACGCTGTCGAACCTGCATCTCGGCGCCCGCGACCCCGACGGCGGGCCGCCGATCATGGTCGGCAAGACGTTCAAGGGCATGACCGACGAGTTGCTGGCCTGGCAGACGAAGACGTTCCAGGAGATCGAGACCCACCGCACGGACTGGGCGGTGCACGTGCGGCCGGAGCTCGTCGTCGAGATCGAACTCGACGGGGCTCAGGTGAGCACGCGATATCCGGGCGGACTGGCGCTGCGCTTCGCGCGCGTAGTGCGGTACCGGCCGGACAAGGAGGCCGCCGACGCCGACACCATCGACACCGTCCGCGGCCTCCTCAAGCCCTGA
- a CDS encoding helix-turn-helix transcriptional regulator — protein sequence MTETAGLGEFLKARRAALDPADLGLPTGFNQRRVAGLRREELAQLAGISVDYYTRLEQGRARNVSDSVLDSLSRALRLHRXRARNVSDSVLDSLSRALRLHRDEATYLRNLAAPKRKRVARPKTQRIRPEFQMMLDALHSPALVLGRYGDVLTWNSLGGSLSFDLASRPAGERNIPKMFFLDDHARELHPEWEAVAKEIVANLRSESGRYPDDPYLAQLVGELSLGSEVFRKLWAKQTVREKAHAWKVMINPIVGELRLRYETLRLPDDPDQALVIYTAEPGSDSERALRLLASWVADPAHA from the coding sequence ATGACCGAGACGGCCGGACTGGGCGAATTCCTCAAGGCACGCAGGGCGGCGCTGGACCCGGCGGACCTCGGCCTGCCGACGGGGTTCAACCAGCGGCGGGTCGCCGGGCTGCGGCGCGAGGAGCTGGCGCAGCTGGCCGGGATCAGCGTCGACTACTACACGCGGCTGGAACAGGGCCGGGCGCGCAACGTGTCCGACTCGGTCCTCGATTCGCTGAGCCGGGCGCTGCGGCTGCATCGTGNCCGGGCGCGCAACGTGTCCGACTCGGTCCTCGATTCGCTGAGCCGGGCGCTGCGGCTGCATCGTGACGAGGCCACCTACCTGCGCAATCTGGCCGCCCCGAAACGCAAACGCGTCGCACGGCCGAAGACCCAGCGGATCCGGCCGGAATTCCAGATGATGCTGGACGCCCTCCACTCCCCGGCGCTCGTCCTCGGCCGCTACGGAGACGTGCTCACCTGGAATTCCCTCGGCGGCTCGCTCTCCTTCGACCTGGCCTCGCGGCCGGCGGGGGAACGCAACATCCCGAAGATGTTCTTCCTCGACGACCACGCCCGCGAGCTGCATCCCGAGTGGGAAGCCGTGGCGAAGGAGATCGTCGCGAACCTGCGCTCGGAAAGCGGGAGGTATCCGGATGACCCGTACCTCGCCCAGCTCGTCGGCGAGCTCTCCCTCGGCAGCGAAGTCTTCCGGAAACTGTGGGCGAAGCAGACCGTGCGCGAGAAGGCGCACGCCTGGAAGGTGATGATCAACCCGATCGTGGGTGAGCTCCGGCTGCGCTACGAGACGCTGCGGCTGCCCGACGATCCCGACCAGGCTTTGGTGATCTACACCGCCGAGCCCGGCTCCGACAGCGAACGCGCGCTCCGCCTGCTCGCCAGCTGGGTCGCCGATCCCGCGCACGCCTGA
- a CDS encoding SRPBCC family protein, with the protein MPPVYETDSSVYRPGMAWTRTSREILPCPPSALWAPLADLTRWPDWDPDLASVELHGPAAVGSTGFLVPDGFRGRVHSRVAEPFTITSLTEHREIAFRQPIPLGAMELVLNLTEVDGGTEFVQKVTFGGPLRSVMVAIIGGDVVKHFDVKCARLAELAAAQADHDA; encoded by the coding sequence ATGCCCCCAGTTTACGAGACTGACAGTTCCGTATATCGTCCGGGTATGGCCTGGACCAGAACCTCCCGCGAAATCCTCCCCTGCCCGCCGTCCGCGCTCTGGGCGCCGCTGGCCGACCTCACCCGGTGGCCCGACTGGGATCCCGACCTCGCCAGCGTCGAACTGCACGGCCCCGCCGCGGTGGGCTCGACCGGTTTCCTCGTACCGGACGGATTCCGCGGCCGCGTGCACTCACGGGTCGCCGAGCCGTTCACGATCACGTCCCTGACCGAGCACCGCGAGATCGCCTTCCGCCAGCCGATTCCCTTGGGGGCCATGGAGCTCGTGCTGAACCTGACCGAGGTCGACGGCGGGACCGAATTCGTCCAGAAGGTCACCTTCGGCGGGCCGCTGCGCTCGGTCATGGTCGCGATCATCGGCGGTGACGTCGTCAAGCACTTCGACGTCAAGTGCGCCAGACTCGCGGAGCTCGCGGCGGCGCAGGCCGATCACGACGCCTGA
- a CDS encoding TetR/AcrR family transcriptional regulator produces the protein MARGRPREEGIDDAVREAVRALLAETGYQRCTVDAVAARAGVGKAAVYRRWRSKAELVFAAVIHPVELEPPSDTGSLRGDVTAVLEVIQSSLDGVELRQALPSLLADVRADPALETRFGEVFLGRERGYLVQMLDRAVTRGELSRRPDPALVHAILLGPVLTWLHLFAETPPSGGLAASLASPLHAAVVALGA, from the coding sequence ATGGCGAGAGGCAGGCCGAGGGAAGAAGGAATCGACGACGCGGTCCGCGAGGCCGTGCGGGCGTTGCTGGCCGAAACCGGCTACCAGCGCTGCACGGTCGACGCGGTCGCGGCGCGGGCGGGTGTCGGCAAGGCCGCGGTGTACCGGCGGTGGCGGTCCAAGGCGGAGCTCGTGTTCGCGGCGGTGATCCATCCCGTCGAGCTCGAACCGCCGTCGGACACCGGCTCGCTGCGGGGTGACGTGACCGCGGTCCTCGAAGTGATCCAGTCCTCTTTGGACGGTGTGGAACTCCGGCAGGCGCTGCCTTCGCTGCTCGCCGACGTCCGGGCGGATCCGGCGCTGGAAACGCGGTTCGGCGAGGTGTTCCTCGGCCGCGAACGCGGCTATCTGGTCCAGATGCTCGATCGGGCCGTCACGAGGGGGGAACTCTCGCGACGGCCCGATCCGGCCCTCGTGCACGCGATCCTGCTCGGCCCGGTGCTGACCTGGCTGCACCTGTTCGCCGAGACACCGCCTTCGGGTGGGCTGGCGGCTTCGCTCGCCTCACCGCTCCACGCGGCTGTGGTCGCTCTCGGCGCTTAG
- a CDS encoding class II fumarate hydratase encodes MAEQEYRIEHDTMGEVRVPVDALYRAQTQRAVENFPISGRGLERAQIRALGLLKAAAARVNARLGVLDAEVAEAIAKAADEVAEGKHDAHFPIDVFQTGSGTSSNMNANEVIATLASKALGRDVHPNDHVNASQSSNDTFPTTIHVAATEAVLSDVIPALEYLAAAIETRAGEWADIVKSGRTHLMDAVPITFGQEAGAWASQVRFGVERLKSGLPRLGELPIGGTAVGSGLNAPEGFGAAVSQELASVTGLPLTEARDHFEAQATQDSVVETSGHLRTVAVSLNKIANDLRWLGSGPRTGLAELALPDLQPGSSIMPGKVNPVIPEATLQVVAQVIGNDAAVAFAGAAGNFQLNVNLPVIARNVLESARLLAAVSRLLADKVFAGVTVNAGRAREYAEGSPSIVTPLNKYIGYEEAAAIAKQALKELKTIREVVIERGHVANGKLTEAQLDEALDVLRMARGGR; translated from the coding sequence ATGGCTGAACAGGAATACCGGATCGAACACGACACCATGGGCGAGGTGCGCGTCCCCGTCGACGCCCTCTACCGCGCGCAGACGCAGCGCGCCGTCGAGAACTTCCCGATCTCCGGCCGGGGCCTGGAGCGCGCCCAGATCCGCGCGCTCGGCCTGCTGAAGGCCGCCGCGGCGCGCGTCAACGCGCGGCTCGGCGTGCTGGACGCCGAGGTCGCCGAGGCCATCGCGAAGGCCGCGGACGAGGTCGCCGAGGGCAAGCACGACGCGCACTTCCCGATCGACGTGTTCCAGACCGGCTCCGGGACCTCGTCGAACATGAACGCCAACGAGGTCATCGCCACGCTCGCGTCGAAGGCGCTGGGCCGCGACGTGCACCCGAACGACCACGTCAACGCCTCGCAGTCCTCCAACGACACCTTCCCGACGACGATCCACGTCGCCGCGACGGAGGCCGTCCTGTCCGACGTGATCCCGGCGCTGGAGTACCTGGCCGCCGCCATCGAGACGCGCGCGGGTGAATGGGCGGACATCGTGAAGTCCGGCCGCACACACCTGATGGACGCCGTGCCGATCACCTTCGGCCAGGAGGCGGGCGCGTGGGCGTCGCAGGTCCGGTTCGGGGTCGAGCGGCTGAAGTCGGGCCTGCCGCGGCTCGGTGAACTGCCGATCGGCGGGACCGCGGTCGGCTCCGGGCTGAACGCCCCGGAGGGCTTCGGCGCGGCGGTCTCGCAGGAACTGGCTTCGGTGACCGGACTTCCGCTGACCGAGGCACGTGACCACTTCGAGGCGCAGGCGACGCAGGACAGCGTCGTCGAGACGTCCGGGCATCTGCGCACGGTCGCGGTGTCGCTGAACAAGATCGCGAACGACCTGCGCTGGCTGGGTTCCGGCCCGCGCACCGGGCTCGCCGAACTCGCGCTGCCGGATCTCCAGCCGGGTTCGTCGATCATGCCGGGCAAGGTGAACCCGGTGATCCCGGAGGCGACGCTCCAGGTGGTCGCCCAGGTGATCGGCAACGACGCGGCGGTGGCCTTCGCGGGCGCGGCGGGCAACTTCCAGCTCAACGTGAACCTGCCGGTGATCGCGCGCAACGTGCTCGAATCGGCGCGGCTGCTCGCGGCCGTCTCGCGACTGCTGGCGGACAAGGTGTTCGCGGGTGTGACGGTGAACGCCGGCCGCGCGCGCGAGTACGCCGAGGGCTCGCCGTCGATCGTGACGCCGCTCAACAAATACATCGGCTACGAAGAGGCCGCCGCCATCGCGAAGCAGGCGCTCAAGGAGTTGAAGACGATCCGCGAGGTCGTGATCGAACGTGGTCACGTCGCGAACGGCAAGCTCACCGAAGCCCAGTTGGACGAAGCCCTCGACGTACTCCGCATGGCACGCGGAGGCCGCTAA
- a CDS encoding NAD(P)/FAD-dependent oxidoreductase — MSESAGETSYDLVIIGAGPTGLFAAYYAGFRGLSMAVVDSLPEAGGQVTAMYPEKMIYDVGGFAEVRGRDLVRGLLDQAAPFKPAYLLGRKAEKLESVEGGVTITLDGGQVLCAGAVLITAGIGEFTPRPLPAGDGWLGRGMVHFVPSLKAHEGQHVVVVGGGDSAFDWVLALHPVAASVTLVHRRAKFRAAESIVRQARELGVRIVTDAEVTRFLDRDGTLAEVEIQVKGAEPEILRADTVVAALGFTADLGPIESWGLQIDHRAIAVDSTMATPRERVYAAGDVAAYPGKVKLIATGFGEAATAVNNIAVMLDPDAHLFPGHSSNAE, encoded by the coding sequence ATGAGCGAGTCCGCTGGGGAAACGTCGTACGACCTCGTCATCATCGGGGCAGGTCCGACAGGGCTTTTCGCCGCCTACTACGCGGGATTCCGCGGCCTTTCGATGGCCGTCGTGGATTCACTGCCGGAAGCGGGCGGCCAGGTCACCGCGATGTACCCCGAAAAGATGATCTACGACGTCGGCGGGTTCGCCGAGGTCCGTGGCCGCGACCTGGTGCGGGGCCTGCTCGACCAGGCGGCGCCGTTCAAGCCCGCGTATCTGCTCGGACGCAAGGCCGAGAAACTCGAAAGCGTCGAAGGCGGCGTCACCATCACCCTCGACGGCGGGCAGGTCCTGTGCGCCGGCGCGGTGCTGATCACCGCCGGGATCGGCGAGTTCACCCCGCGGCCGCTGCCCGCGGGCGACGGCTGGCTCGGCCGCGGCATGGTCCATTTCGTGCCCTCGTTGAAGGCACACGAAGGGCAGCACGTGGTGGTCGTCGGCGGCGGGGACTCGGCGTTCGACTGGGTGCTCGCGCTGCACCCGGTCGCCGCGAGCGTCACCCTCGTGCACCGGCGCGCGAAGTTCCGTGCGGCCGAGTCGATCGTGCGGCAGGCGCGGGAACTCGGCGTGCGGATCGTCACCGACGCCGAGGTCACCCGGTTCCTCGACCGTGACGGCACACTGGCCGAGGTCGAGATCCAGGTCAAGGGCGCCGAACCCGAGATCCTGCGCGCCGACACGGTCGTCGCCGCGCTCGGTTTCACCGCGGATCTCGGGCCGATCGAGAGCTGGGGGCTCCAGATCGACCATCGCGCGATCGCCGTCGACTCGACCATGGCGACCCCGCGGGAGCGGGTCTACGCGGCGGGCGACGTCGCGGCGTATCCGGGGAAGGTGAAGCTGATCGCGACCGGGTTCGGGGAAGCGGCGACGGCGGTGAACAACATCGCGGTCATGCTGGACCCGGACGCGCATCTGTTCCCGGGGCACTCGAGCAACGCCGAGTAG
- a CDS encoding serine protease has protein sequence MLKRVLVVLLAAMLLTPAGQATGAGDLVGGREADEPYPFIASLHSASGKAFCAGTLIAADWLVTAGHCVEGKNPANLSARIGSTDNTQGGEIAKLAEIVVNPSYNPEPEHAGGDLALVRLAAPVKAAPITIGAVVAPGTPTRLLGWGQTCPTSGCGKGPAKLRQLDTKIVEGTRCTAKFDGAVELCTDNPGGNTGSCYGDSGGPEIAKVDEKWVLLGTISRPGNADPVCATSPSIATSVVAYAQWIAEKITPPTPA, from the coding sequence GTGCTGAAGCGCGTGCTCGTGGTCCTGCTCGCGGCGATGCTCCTCACGCCTGCCGGGCAGGCCACGGGCGCGGGCGACCTCGTCGGCGGCAGAGAGGCCGACGAGCCGTATCCGTTCATCGCGTCCCTGCATTCGGCCTCCGGTAAGGCTTTCTGCGCCGGGACGCTGATCGCGGCGGACTGGCTGGTGACGGCAGGGCACTGTGTCGAGGGCAAGAACCCGGCGAACCTGAGCGCGCGGATCGGCAGCACCGACAACACCCAGGGCGGCGAAATCGCGAAGCTCGCCGAGATCGTCGTGAACCCGTCCTACAACCCCGAACCCGAGCACGCGGGCGGTGATCTCGCCCTGGTGCGGCTGGCCGCACCGGTGAAGGCGGCGCCGATCACGATCGGGGCCGTCGTGGCTCCCGGAACGCCGACGCGGCTGCTCGGCTGGGGCCAGACGTGCCCGACTTCGGGCTGCGGCAAGGGTCCGGCGAAGCTGCGGCAACTGGACACGAAGATCGTCGAAGGCACGCGGTGCACCGCGAAGTTCGACGGCGCGGTCGAGTTGTGCACCGACAACCCCGGCGGGAACACGGGTTCGTGCTACGGCGATTCCGGTGGGCCGGAGATCGCCAAGGTCGACGAGAAGTGGGTGCTGCTGGGCACGATCAGCCGCCCGGGCAACGCGGATCCGGTGTGCGCGACCTCGCCGTCGATCGCGACCTCGGTGGTGGCGTACGCGCAGTGGATCGCGGAGAAGATCACGCCGCCGACGCCCGCCTGA
- the glpX gene encoding class II fructose-bisphosphatase yields MPTPTSSASSSRRPEAPDRNLAMELVRVTEAAAMAAGRWVGRGDKIGGDGAAVDAMRQLVSTVSMRGVVVIGEGEKDEAPMLFNGEEVGNGDGPDCDVAVDPVDGTTLMAKGMPNALAVLAVAERGAMFDPSAVFYMEKLAVGPDAAGKVDLAAPIAENIRRVAKAKNSSVSDVTVCILDRPRHEKLIKEVREAGARIRFISDGDVAGAIAAARPSTGVDMLLGIGGTPEGIIAACAMKCLGGELQGRLWPKDDAEREKALAAGHDLDRVLGNDDLVRGDNVFFCATGVTDGDLLRGVHYRAGGATTQSIVMRSKSGTVRMIDGYHRLTKLRSYSSVNFDGHLDDSLEDDVVPPLP; encoded by the coding sequence ATGCCCACCCCCACCTCGTCCGCCAGCTCTTCTCGACGCCCTGAAGCCCCTGATCGCAACCTCGCGATGGAATTGGTCCGCGTGACCGAAGCCGCCGCGATGGCCGCGGGCCGCTGGGTCGGACGCGGGGACAAGATCGGCGGGGACGGTGCCGCGGTGGACGCGATGCGCCAACTGGTCTCGACCGTGTCGATGCGCGGTGTCGTCGTCATCGGCGAGGGCGAGAAGGACGAAGCCCCGATGCTGTTCAACGGGGAAGAGGTCGGCAACGGCGACGGGCCGGACTGCGACGTCGCGGTCGATCCGGTCGACGGGACGACCCTGATGGCCAAGGGCATGCCGAACGCGCTCGCCGTGCTCGCGGTCGCCGAACGCGGCGCGATGTTCGACCCGTCCGCGGTGTTCTACATGGAGAAGCTCGCCGTCGGCCCGGACGCCGCCGGCAAGGTCGACCTGGCCGCCCCGATCGCGGAGAACATCCGCCGGGTCGCGAAGGCCAAGAACTCCAGCGTCTCCGACGTCACCGTGTGCATCCTCGACCGGCCGCGGCACGAGAAGCTGATCAAGGAGGTCCGCGAGGCGGGCGCCCGGATCCGCTTCATCTCCGACGGTGACGTCGCGGGCGCGATCGCCGCGGCCCGGCCGAGCACCGGCGTCGACATGCTGCTCGGCATCGGCGGCACCCCCGAAGGCATCATCGCGGCCTGCGCGATGAAGTGTCTCGGCGGCGAACTGCAGGGCCGCCTTTGGCCCAAGGACGACGCGGAGCGCGAGAAGGCGCTGGCCGCGGGCCACGACCTCGACCGCGTGCTCGGCAACGACGACCTCGTCCGCGGTGACAACGTGTTCTTCTGCGCCACCGGTGTCACCGACGGCGACCTGCTGCGCGGCGTGCACTACCGCGCGGGCGGCGCGACGACCCAGTCGATCGTGATGCGCTCGAAGTCCGGCACGGTCCGGATGATCGACGGCTACCACCGGCTGACCAAGCTCCGCTCGTACTCGTCCGTCAACTTCGACGGCCACCTCGACGATTCGCTGGAAGACGACGTAGTTCCCCCTCTCCCCTAA